One genomic window of Mycteria americana isolate JAX WOST 10 ecotype Jacksonville Zoo and Gardens chromosome 6, USCA_MyAme_1.0, whole genome shotgun sequence includes the following:
- the C6H10orf95 gene encoding uncharacterized protein C10orf95 homolog, with protein MYQSGFVPWEYYPTMIPPSGYTYPPLRTGRAEDMTSSVMFPPIHMHNFYSRPITFVVDRNGYPDYAGGQVEYHHLYSASNPYFRPYYTWHFPPVVPIPLYNPYANYNPYVSYQRSDQYRDTWPEGFTMRGELQWGKLGRVFGPRKDLPEFVKDDLRRVYGTYPRTNVSITYRKGEFLVKGDPSVGEQEYAVEKKVIQRAVTPSASEADDSSEDRNRKKKKKLRR; from the coding sequence ATGTACCAGTCTGGCTTTGTGCCGTGGGAGTATTACCCAACCATGATCCCACCTTCTGGCTACACCTACCCACCGCTGCGGACTGGGAGAGCAGAAGACATGACCAGCTCTGTGATGTTCCCTCCCATCCACATGCACAACTTCTACAGCCGACCCATCACTTTTGTGGTGGACCGAAATGGCTACCCTGACTATGCAGGAGGTCAGGTGGAGTATCATCATCTCTACAGTGCCTCCAATCCCTACTTCCGTCCGTACTACACCTGGCACTTCCCTCCTGTGGTCCCCATCCCTCTCTACAATCCCTATGCAAACTACAATCCCTATGTCAGCTACCAGAGGTCAGATCAGTATCGAGACACGTGGCCAGAAGGCTTCACAATGAGAGGGGAGCTTCAATGGGGGAAGCTCGGAAGGGTGTTTGGACCAAGGAAAGACCTCCCAGAATTTGTGAAGGATGATCTCCGGAGGGTTTATGGCACCTACCCACGGACCAATGTCTCCATAACCTATCGGAAAGGGGAGTTCTTGGTCAAGGGAGACCCCAGTGTAGGAGAGCAGGAAtatgcagtggaaaaaaaagtcatccagCGGGCTGTGACCCCCAGTGCCAGCGAGGCAGATGATAGCAGTGAGGACCGGAACcgtaagaagaaaaagaaactgagacGTTGA